The nucleotide window AGCACTTTCGCCACTCTTTTTTCATTTATATCGTATACCAGTATGACTTTCATTACCAGCCAGTCTGAAAAGGTTTGTATTCCTCTTCTTCCATAAGATGTTTCTGAATTTTGTAAAGTTCAAGCCTTATTAACTGCCGATAGGACACGTGTCTGCCAAGCCTCTTATGCTGAATTGTGCTACGAAGTCTTTCATCCATCTGCTGTATTAAAAGTTGTTTTCCCTTATCGTTTAATACAATGCCATCAAGTTTTTTCTCAAAGTGTTGAGACTTTATAATGCCCTTATTTACCAGGTTGAATATAACCCTGTCTGCAATTATAGGTTTAAAAATTTCAGCAACATCAAGATTAAGGGTAAATCTTCTAAAGTTGGTTGTATGTAAATATCCTATTCTTGGGTCAAGATGGGTATGATAAATCTCACTGAGGCATGTTGTGTAGACAAGTGAGTTTGCAAAGCTGATGAGTGCGTTAAGCCGGTTTTTGGGTGGCCTCTTTGTTCTTGTCTCAAACACAAAGTGTTCACTGTCAAGGATAATGTCAAAGGCTTGATAATACTCATCACGGATATTTCCCTCCACTGCCATAAGCTCTTCCGTGCTTTCGCAGTCTTCAATTGACCGGGCTATTGAATTTATTCTGTCAACAGTTTCATTGAGAGGCTTTCCCCTGTTTGCATAGTAGATGAGCACCCGTTTGATGTTTTCAATGGCTCCTGATACAAATTTTGTAGCCAGTATGATTCTTTTTTTATGGTCAAGATAGTGTTCTGCCTGTTTAAGAATCATATAGCCTGAGTTGAGATGCTCTCTTGGATAAAATGAACCCACATAGTAGCCATAGTAGTTGAAGAAGTGCATTATTATCTCGCTTTCTGTAAGAAATTCAAGTAAGCGCTTGTTTATAGTGACTTCGCCAAATATTAATATTTCCTGAGTGTTTTCAACCGGGATGTATTTTCTTCCATCCTCTGTTTCAAAATAAAGGGTGTTGTCTTTTCTTTTAATTTCACCATCAGAGAAGATGTAAATGGACTTTTTCATAAGTTATGTTAAATTATACTCAAAAAGCCTGTAAAAAGTCATGGTGATAACATCGGTATTATTTATCCTGCTTTTTTCATAAAGGGAGAGATTGATAATTAGCTCCCTGTAAGGAGCGTATCTTTCAATAAAGCTTCGCACCAACTCTTCTTAGCTCTTCCTCAAGAGCTTTCATTATAGTTGTTTTCCCTGCCTGTCTTGGACCAACAATGAGAGTAATTTCAGGCTTTTTGATGTGTTTTCTTAATTCATCAAGAAGCTTTCTTTTTATCAAGTTTACATTTTAGCACGAGAATTTTAAAATAGCAATACCAAAATTATCGTATAAATTAAGACCAGCAAAGCTCTTGATAACCACATTTCTTGCAGTATCTTATCATTTTTGGCTGAGGTGGTATGGGAAGTGCAATGATTCGCTTTATCTCATTCTGTGCCTCAATGAGTTCATTTTCAAGCTCCTCTGTGAGTGCTATCTCAATTTTCTTTTTCTCTTTAGGAAAAAGTAACAGTCCTTTTGCATGAATGCCGAGGTTTTTAAGCCTCATCAGATAATAGGCAAGTTGCATCATTGCAGATTTTTCAAAACGAGAGCTTTTCTTGATTTCTCCAACAACTATATCTTCTCCTTCAGTTTTAATGAGGTCTATGACCATTCCACCAGTCTGCTCAGGAGTCTGAAGCATTATCTCCTTTCTGTCTCTTTTGTATGCCTCTTCAGAAATAAGCCTTCCAATCTCAATAAAAGGATTTCCCTGATATGGTTCAAGATGTCTGCTCATGAGCCATACCTCCCGGGGACAGATGTAGTAGTACCATATGAGGGTGCCTTGAAGATGCAATGAATTTACCATAACAACAACTCTGCTTTAGTTTTAAATCCCGTTTCTTGATCATAATAATCTTCAAGTTGATTTTTAGATATATAGTAAGTATCCATAATTTTGGGAGGCAGATTTTCGGTATTTGCTGGAACAGAGATTATATAATTGTAAAAATCTTTGCGTATTTGCAAGAATTCTTTTTTCCGTTCAAAAATGTTTTTTATCATTTTAATTTTTTCAAATTCCCTCCAGACTTTTACTGCAGTTTCATCATATTCAATAAATACATCTATTTTGGGATAATCTTCCTGTATCAATCTAAAATCAGAGATTGCCAACTCATCCGAGTTTTGTTTGTCATATTTTAGTTTGGCAACCGCTTCTAAAATTTCTGAGGATTCTGTTTGATTCAGTTTTTCAGCAGTTTGCTGAAAATATTTATCAAGTAAATGGAAAAGCTCCTTTTCTTTAAAAATAGTTTGAGCAGATAATAATTTCTCTGTTATGTCAAGCAAAACGGCATCATAAATATAAGATGCATAGCGTCTACCTTTTTCATCAATTAAGCTAAAGACTTTTACAAGTCCTTTTTTATTAATAGCATTTCTATTACATCTTCCAGCAGACTGTATGATACTGTCTAAAGGAGCAATGTCTCTATATACAATGTCAAAGTCTATATCCACCCCTGCCTCCACAAGCTGAGTGGAAACAACTAATTTATATTTTCCTTTTCTAATCTCGTCAATTCTTTTTTGCCTTTCTACTGGAACAATATGGGCGCTCAGAAAGGTCTTTGATATAGAAGTATCTTTAATAAGATAATAGAAATTTTTAGCTGATGAAATTGTGTTAAAAATAAATAGTTTAGAACATTTTTGATTCTCATCAATTTGGTCGATAAGTTGTTCAATTTTAAAAGGATTGTTAACCTCAGAAATTAGTTCTATCCTATCAATTTTGTCATAGTATTTAGACGCTTCTGTCATACTCAATATTTCTTGTTTATTAAATATCAATGGCTCTGTAGCGGTCATCAGGATAATATGGGTATTAAATTTCTCTGCAAGAAGTGTGAGTATTGTCTTTATTAGGTTCCAGTATTTGATAGGTATAGCTTGTATTTCGTCAAGTATAATAATTGAGTTAGTTAAACGGTGAAATTTTCGTAAGCTGCTGTTTCTATTGGAGAACAAGGTATGGAATAATTGAATAAAAGTAGTTATTATTATTTCTGCGTTCCATCCTTCTATTAATATTTCTGCTTCTCCTGATGTATATTCTTTTTCATGGGTTTTGTAAAAAATTTCTGAAAGATGATGATGCTTTAAAATAACATCAGAATTTGGGAGAATTCTGTTTATTTCAAGCACTTTTTCAATGACATGGTAATTTTGTTCTATTATGCTAAGAAAAGGTAAGGAGTAAATTATCCTTGGATTGATACAATTCTTTTTAAGCTCATTTTTTAATTTTAAAGCGAAAGAAAAACCTGTTAAGGTTTTCCCGAATCCAGTGGGGAGGTTTATGGAATAAATTTTCTGTCGGGTTGAATCAACAATTTTTCCGTTTACTTCCCTGTAAGCTTCATTTCTAAGCTCATTTATTTTAGAAGTTACTGGCAGATTAGTTATATAATTATCAATCCATTCTTTTTCATCGTAGTCTTTTCTCTCTGGAATGTTTAAATTTCCAATTACTACATCGCTTTTATCTGCATCAAGAAGCAATGAATAAAGAAGATTTAAAGTAAGATACCGCGTTAAATCTCTCGCTTTTCTTAATAATTTTCTGTATTGTTTCAGTTCATCTCCAAATCCATTAAACCAATCATGGAGCATCTTTTTATTAATTAAAACAGGGATTCCTTGCTGATAAAGGATTTTACATAGCACCGAAAAAGAAGTATCGTCAATACTATTCAATTGTTCGTGCAGTATTTGAAGATTTTTACTATCAAATAAAGACAATTCATCCATTACATCTATCAGATCATCATGATGCCTTCTTACAACAATGTAGGCAAAAAGTGGTAAAAGTTCATTTTTATTATCTGTTCTTTGACAAAATTCTTTCACCAAAAAATATGTGCATACAGCAGAAAAAAGACTGTGGGCAGAATATTCTGACTTTAACTTTGACTTTTTCGGATCTTCTGCAAAAAGATACTCTTGGAAATAGCTGGTTGCCTTACCTATATCGTGGGTGAGTCCAATTATGCGTGCAATTTCCTTAAGTTCATTTTGAATAGATAAAGGTTTTTCCGATAGAAAAAGATTCATTAAGCGAGCGACATTAACTAAATGGTCTTCCAGCAATTTATCTGGATGGGAGTATAAATTAGAAGAAAGTGATATTTTCTCCATTCTCAAGACAATAAAGAGTTTTTAAAGAAGCCTTGATAGTTTTACCATCTAGCTCATAGATAATATCTTCATAAATTTCCACTATTCTTTCTTGAGTCATTTTTATCGGTATTTTTTCTTTAAAATATTTTCTCTCTGGTTGTATTTCTATGCCTTTTTCTATAAGGTTACTAATTGAGATAACACTACTTATTTCTACTTTTTCCTTTTGTTTTTCTTGAGCTTCATATACTCCAACAAAATTAAAACCCGCAAGAAGCTCACTTAATCCTAAAGATACTGTATAGAACGATTGATGTGATTGAAGCATTGTAACGAGTTTATCAAAAACTTTTTTATCAGAGTGTGAAACATAAATTCTATATCTTGGAGATTTAACAAATTCTGTGAATATCTGGGTATGTGGCTCGTGATTTTTCTTTTTGATAAGAAGAAAGTATTTGTTATCTTTAGTGTTTATAAGATTTATTCCCATTCGCACTTTTTTTATTGGATTCAATATTCTTAAAGCGATTTTACAATTTTCATATCCAAAAATATTTAAATACTCATTTTTCTGAGCTCCATATATAGCGCCTAATATGCCTGCGAGTGTTGGTGGAGGTGGAAAAGAAAAGGTAAGAGGAGAAGTAGTAGTGTAGTATTTTCTGAAATGAGCAAAATCGCCATATAAGTCAAAAACAAGCACCTTCATAGTTAAACCCTAAAAACTGAGTTCCTCTACGGTGAAACCACTTAAGGCACTTTTTAAATCTATTTCTCCACCATTCTTGAGAAACTTTACCCTATCATCAACCTTTATTCTGATTTTTTCTATTCTTTCCTTATATTTATCAAGAGTATTCAGAAGCTCGGTTATATCTATTTTTACTTCTGAAATATCCCTTATAGCTTCATCAGGAATTTCTGATTTTTCTGATTTTTTTAGAGAAATGAGTTTATCAAGCTCCCCGATGTGAAAATTTTGTCCTTCTTTATAAACAATCTGCATAAGAAGTCTTGGCATCTGACCGAACTTTGAACCTGAGATAAGGTTTTTTGTGCCGTTCCACATTCCTTCAATCATTAAATCAACATCTTCATTGGTGAGCGGAATGTTTTGTGTTTTCGCAGCATTTTCATTTACAACCCCATAAAAAACAATTAAAGAATAGGGAAGGATATAACGTTCTGTAAAGGTGCCTTGTTGTTTACCAGTCGCAGAGGGCATAACAGTAGTGCCTTTGACATAGGTTAGGTCAACTTTGTGTAAAGACCTTCCATATTTGAATTGAACTGGTCCTGTAAGAGTAATTGTTTTATTTTCCACAGCAGTGGTAGAGCCAAAAAGACGAATGTCAATGCATCTTTCAATTATGGAAGCATCAGGAAAGTCGTTCAACCTTTCTTCTTTTGTCTTGAGATTTCCATCTTCTTTTCTGATTTCGCGAATAAAAATTTCTTGACCTTTGTAATCGTGCAAATAATCCCTGATAGTCCTTTTTAATCTTACATCAGTAACGATGTTTACTCCTGTCTCCTCGTCAATCCTTGGCTTATTTTCATCAACGGGATCACCATTTGGATTGGCATCCTTAACATCATAAAGAAATAAAATTTCTGAACGGTTTTTGACTATTTCCGGCATTTTAACCTCCTTGTTTTATTAGTTTTCCTTTTTTGAGAATAAATTTTATTGAATTTTTTATATTAACTTTACTTCCAACATTGATATAATATTGTGCATCCTTAATTTTTGGTGTATTTTCTTGAAAATCAAATTCAGCAAGAGGTTTTATTTCTCCTTCAAAGATGACTTCTGAAGTAAAAGCTAAGTAATTTTTAAGAGGTAAGTTAGAATTCTCAACTTTAAAAGACGCATCTTCGTTTAATTGCCATTCTGAAAGATCAGAAATTTCCTCTACTTTTTTTTCTAATACAAGTTCTCCATATCCATATCTCTGCTCGCCACCCACCCAAATTTTTCTCCCTTTTTTAAAAAAATCATTTGTTTCCACTTCATTTAATCTCACCAAACCGACCCAATATAGTTGCCTTGATTTATCATTTGAAGTAATCTTTTTGCCCATAGGCAATATAAATTCTGTTTCATGGAGTGTTCCATCTTTAGCCTGTCGTGAAACTGGATAAACTGCAGTGGATATAAGGACATCTGTAAATTCTAATCTAAACTCATTTTCAGATAGTTCTCCAAGGTAAAATTGCCCATCTTTATAATTTGGGAATAAAACACTATTACCATCCTTGTCAAAACATGGATAGAAACAGGTTATAGTTTCAAAAAGAGCCTGATTTGCAGACAATGGATGATTATTGAAGATATTATAAGCTTTTGTTAATGCACCCCAAATAGTCCAACCTGGGATAAAGATTTCAGTTTCGTTTATTACTCCCCAATTTAATGAACCTATATGAATTTGCTGATTTTGTTTAAAAACAAGTTTATACCACAGCATTTTTAATCTCCCATTGCTCTTGCATGATAACGAGCATAAATTAGAGTTTTTTCAAGAAGCTGTTTTAGGAAAAGGAGTTTAGGCAGATCTTCAGAAACACTTTGAAAATATTCGTCATAATTATCATTTGGCAATGGTTTCCCTATACTCAAAATCTCTTTTAATTTTTCCAAAAGTTTTTTTTCATCAATATCTTTTTGAGATTTTGCATAAACCCACATAGCATAAACTCCATCAGTAGATAAAATTCCTAATAATTTGTTAATTTGATTTTCATCAAGAATCTTCTCTTTTACTATTTCAAAAGATGCTTTGCTAATTACTGCTTCTATGTTATTCACTTTTATCACCTCCTGTATGGTTTGTTGAACTTTTAGTATTACCTTCATTTTCACGCTTTTCGGTAGAATTTATACCCAGTAAAATAATTTTCAATCTTCCAAAACCTCGGGTTGTCATCCCTCCAATTCCCAATGTTTCGTAAAAATGTTTGCTATCGTTAAGTGCTTGTTCTAAATGATTGATTGATGGTAGAGGGGCAATTTTACAATCTATTCCTTTAATAGCCAGTTTATCAAAAATTCTTATACATCCATAGAGAATTGTTCCTCTTGGAATTGCTTCGCTTGTAAACAAAGCCCCTTCTTTTGCGGCACCTGTTATTGGGTCAATTGAGACAGACGTTCTAACTTCAAGATTTGAGTTTAC belongs to Thermodesulfovibrio aggregans and includes:
- the cas1b gene encoding type I-B CRISPR-associated endonuclease Cas1b; the protein is MKKSIYIFSDGEIKRKDNTLYFETEDGRKYIPVENTQEILIFGEVTINKRLLEFLTESEIIMHFFNYYGYYVGSFYPREHLNSGYMILKQAEHYLDHKKRIILATKFVSGAIENIKRVLIYYANRGKPLNETVDRINSIARSIEDCESTEELMAVEGNIRDEYYQAFDIILDSEHFVFETRTKRPPKNRLNALISFANSLVYTTCLSEIYHTHLDPRIGYLHTTNFRRFTLNLDVAEIFKPIIADRVIFNLVNKGIIKSQHFEKKLDGIVLNDKGKQLLIQQMDERLRSTIQHKRLGRHVSYRQLIRLELYKIQKHLMEEEEYKPFQTGW
- the cas4 gene encoding CRISPR-associated protein Cas4, producing MVNSLHLQGTLIWYYYICPREVWLMSRHLEPYQGNPFIEIGRLISEEAYKRDRKEIMLQTPEQTGGMVIDLIKTEGEDIVVGEIKKSSRFEKSAMMQLAYYLMRLKNLGIHAKGLLLFPKEKKKIEIALTEELENELIEAQNEIKRIIALPIPPQPKMIRYCKKCGYQELCWS
- a CDS encoding CRISPR-associated helicase/endonuclease Cas3 yields the protein MEKISLSSNLYSHPDKLLEDHLVNVARLMNLFLSEKPLSIQNELKEIARIIGLTHDIGKATSYFQEYLFAEDPKKSKLKSEYSAHSLFSAVCTYFLVKEFCQRTDNKNELLPLFAYIVVRRHHDDLIDVMDELSLFDSKNLQILHEQLNSIDDTSFSVLCKILYQQGIPVLINKKMLHDWFNGFGDELKQYRKLLRKARDLTRYLTLNLLYSLLLDADKSDVVIGNLNIPERKDYDEKEWIDNYITNLPVTSKINELRNEAYREVNGKIVDSTRQKIYSINLPTGFGKTLTGFSFALKLKNELKKNCINPRIIYSLPFLSIIEQNYHVIEKVLEINRILPNSDVILKHHHLSEIFYKTHEKEYTSGEAEILIEGWNAEIIITTFIQLFHTLFSNRNSSLRKFHRLTNSIIILDEIQAIPIKYWNLIKTILTLLAEKFNTHIILMTATEPLIFNKQEILSMTEASKYYDKIDRIELISEVNNPFKIEQLIDQIDENQKCSKLFIFNTISSAKNFYYLIKDTSISKTFLSAHIVPVERQKRIDEIRKGKYKLVVSTQLVEAGVDIDFDIVYRDIAPLDSIIQSAGRCNRNAINKKGLVKVFSLIDEKGRRYASYIYDAVLLDITEKLLSAQTIFKEKELFHLLDKYFQQTAEKLNQTESSEILEAVAKLKYDKQNSDELAISDFRLIQEDYPKIDVFIEYDETAVKVWREFEKIKMIKNIFERKKEFLQIRKDFYNYIISVPANTENLPPKIMDTYYISKNQLEDYYDQETGFKTKAELLLW
- the cas5b gene encoding type I-B CRISPR-associated protein Cas5b, translated to MKVLVFDLYGDFAHFRKYYTTTSPLTFSFPPPPTLAGILGAIYGAQKNEYLNIFGYENCKIALRILNPIKKVRMGINLINTKDNKYFLLIKKKNHEPHTQIFTEFVKSPRYRIYVSHSDKKVFDKLVTMLQSHQSFYTVSLGLSELLAGFNFVGVYEAQEKQKEKVEISSVISISNLIEKGIEIQPERKYFKEKIPIKMTQERIVEIYEDIIYELDGKTIKASLKTLYCLENGENITFF
- the cas7b gene encoding type I-B CRISPR-associated protein Cas7/Csh2 — protein: MPEIVKNRSEILFLYDVKDANPNGDPVDENKPRIDEETGVNIVTDVRLKRTIRDYLHDYKGQEIFIREIRKEDGNLKTKEERLNDFPDASIIERCIDIRLFGSTTAVENKTITLTGPVQFKYGRSLHKVDLTYVKGTTVMPSATGKQQGTFTERYILPYSLIVFYGVVNENAAKTQNIPLTNEDVDLMIEGMWNGTKNLISGSKFGQMPRLLMQIVYKEGQNFHIGELDKLISLKKSEKSEIPDEAIRDISEVKIDITELLNTLDKYKERIEKIRIKVDDRVKFLKNGGEIDLKSALSGFTVEELSF